A stretch of the Perca flavescens isolate YP-PL-M2 chromosome 3, PFLA_1.0, whole genome shotgun sequence genome encodes the following:
- the clns1a gene encoding methylosome subunit pICln isoform X1: MVLLKNLRPPTEGVRHEQAETTAVMNGQKLGCGTLYVAETRLLWFDGSGMGFSLEYPTIGLHAISRDVSAYPQEHLYVMVNGKLTGENEADMTEKAADDEEDDSSNSSCGDDDDEEAITEIRFVPSDKVALESMFSAMCECQALHPDPEDDDSDNDFEGEEYDVEEAEAEHGHADIPSFYTCDEGLSALTQEGQATLERLEGMLAHSVAQQYHMAGVRTEEANAEFEDGMEVDASAMEAGQFEDADVEH, encoded by the exons ATGGTTTTATTAAAAAACCTCCGTCCTCCCACCGAGGGAGTGAGGCACGAGCAAGCCGAGACCACGGCGGTAATGAACGGCCAGAAGCTGGGCTGCGGCACGCTGTACGTCGCCGAAAC GCGGCTGTTGTGGTTTGACGGCTCAGGGATGGGTTTCTCTCTGGAGTATCCCACCATCGGCCTGCACGCCATCTCTAGAGACGTCAGCGCTTACCCGCAGGAGCACCTGTACGTCATGGTCAACGGCAAACTCACGG GTGAGAATGAGGCAGATATGACAGAGAAAGCAGCGGATGACGAGGAAGACGACAGCAGTAACAGCAgctgtggtgatgatgatgatgaagaagcGATCACCGAGATTCGATTTGTGCCCAGCGACAAGGTGGCAT TGGAGTCCATGTTCTCAGCGATGTGTGAGTGCCAGGCGCTGCACCCCGATCCAGAGGATGACGACTCCGACAACGACTTCGAAGGAGAAGAGTACGACGTGGAGGAGGCCG AGGCAG AGCACGGCCATGCTGACATCCCGTCCTTCTACACCTGTGATGAGGGTTTGTCGGCGCTCACGCAGGAGGGCCAGGCCACGCTGGAGAGGCTGGAGGGGATGTTAGCCCATTCAGTCGCTCAGCAGTACCACATGGCCGGGGTCCGAACCGAAGAAGCCAACGCCGAATTTGAAG ACGGTATGGAGGTGGATGCATCAGCGATGGAGGCCGGTCAGTTTGAGGATGCGGACGTTGAGCACTG a
- the clns1a gene encoding methylosome subunit pICln isoform X2 encodes MVLLKNLRPPTEGVRHEQAETTAVMNGQKLGCGTLYVAETRLLWFDGSGMGFSLEYPTIGLHAISRDVSAYPQEHLYVMVNGKLTGENEADMTEKAADDEEDDSSNSSCGDDDDEEAITEIRFVPSDKVALESMFSAMCECQALHPDPEDDDSDNDFEGEEYDVEEAEHGHADIPSFYTCDEGLSALTQEGQATLERLEGMLAHSVAQQYHMAGVRTEEANAEFEDGMEVDASAMEAGQFEDADVEH; translated from the exons ATGGTTTTATTAAAAAACCTCCGTCCTCCCACCGAGGGAGTGAGGCACGAGCAAGCCGAGACCACGGCGGTAATGAACGGCCAGAAGCTGGGCTGCGGCACGCTGTACGTCGCCGAAAC GCGGCTGTTGTGGTTTGACGGCTCAGGGATGGGTTTCTCTCTGGAGTATCCCACCATCGGCCTGCACGCCATCTCTAGAGACGTCAGCGCTTACCCGCAGGAGCACCTGTACGTCATGGTCAACGGCAAACTCACGG GTGAGAATGAGGCAGATATGACAGAGAAAGCAGCGGATGACGAGGAAGACGACAGCAGTAACAGCAgctgtggtgatgatgatgatgaagaagcGATCACCGAGATTCGATTTGTGCCCAGCGACAAGGTGGCAT TGGAGTCCATGTTCTCAGCGATGTGTGAGTGCCAGGCGCTGCACCCCGATCCAGAGGATGACGACTCCGACAACGACTTCGAAGGAGAAGAGTACGACGTGGAGGAGGCCG AGCACGGCCATGCTGACATCCCGTCCTTCTACACCTGTGATGAGGGTTTGTCGGCGCTCACGCAGGAGGGCCAGGCCACGCTGGAGAGGCTGGAGGGGATGTTAGCCCATTCAGTCGCTCAGCAGTACCACATGGCCGGGGTCCGAACCGAAGAAGCCAACGCCGAATTTGAAG ACGGTATGGAGGTGGATGCATCAGCGATGGAGGCCGGTCAGTTTGAGGATGCGGACGTTGAGCACTG a